The following proteins come from a genomic window of Brevibacillus antibioticus:
- a CDS encoding cytochrome ubiquinol oxidase subunit I, whose translation MDIVDLGRLQFAITTIFHFVFVPISIGLSLLIAIMETMYVVKKNDLYKKMAKFWGTFLLINFAVGIVTGIMQEFQFGMNWSDFSRFVGDVFGTPLAIEALSAFFLESTFIGLWVFGWDRLSKGVHLACIWLVSIGTILSALWILAANSFMQQPVGFAINNGRAEMVDFFALLTNGQLLYEFPHTIFAALATGAFLVAGISAWKLLKKQNVTFFVQSFKIAIVVALVSSLAIAQFGHGQAQYLVATQPMKMAASEGLWKTSSDPAPWTVFATIDPEKQENGIEIKIPYLLSVLTYNSLSGSVPGMLELQAEYEQTYGPGNYIPPVRTTFWSFRIMVAGGSAMILLALYGAYLTFRKKLEQPNKWFMQLMVAGISLPFIANSAGWIMTEVGRQPWTVFGLLRVEDSVSPSISTGAVWFSLIAFTTIYLFLLCLLAYLFARVAKKGPDMDSHEEVEDLQLQDPFDRVRSERYGA comes from the coding sequence ATGGATATAGTGGATTTGGGACGACTTCAATTTGCGATAACAACTATCTTTCATTTTGTCTTTGTGCCGATTTCCATCGGGCTGTCATTATTAATAGCCATTATGGAAACGATGTATGTGGTAAAAAAGAATGACTTGTACAAAAAAATGGCCAAGTTTTGGGGAACCTTTTTGCTCATCAATTTTGCTGTCGGGATTGTGACGGGGATTATGCAGGAGTTCCAATTTGGGATGAACTGGTCTGATTTCTCACGATTTGTCGGCGATGTTTTTGGAACACCACTAGCGATTGAGGCCCTCTCAGCATTCTTCCTCGAATCGACTTTTATTGGACTATGGGTGTTTGGTTGGGATCGTTTGTCCAAAGGTGTGCATCTCGCATGTATTTGGCTCGTCTCCATCGGAACGATTCTTTCGGCTCTTTGGATTCTGGCAGCCAACTCGTTCATGCAGCAGCCAGTCGGCTTTGCTATCAATAATGGACGGGCAGAGATGGTCGATTTCTTCGCGCTCCTTACCAATGGACAATTACTATATGAATTCCCGCATACCATATTTGCGGCCTTGGCGACAGGTGCCTTCTTGGTAGCAGGTATTAGTGCTTGGAAGCTATTGAAAAAACAAAATGTTACATTCTTTGTGCAATCCTTCAAAATTGCGATCGTGGTAGCGTTGGTTTCCTCGCTGGCTATTGCTCAATTCGGTCATGGTCAGGCACAGTATTTGGTTGCTACCCAACCGATGAAAATGGCAGCGAGTGAAGGGCTGTGGAAAACAAGCTCGGACCCAGCTCCTTGGACGGTCTTTGCAACGATTGATCCAGAAAAACAAGAAAACGGTATTGAAATAAAAATTCCTTATTTGCTTAGTGTCCTGACGTACAACTCACTTTCAGGTTCTGTGCCAGGCATGTTGGAATTGCAGGCAGAATATGAGCAAACATACGGTCCAGGAAACTACATTCCACCAGTTCGGACGACTTTCTGGAGCTTCCGCATCATGGTTGCGGGCGGAAGTGCAATGATTTTGCTGGCTTTGTACGGAGCATATCTCACTTTCCGCAAAAAGCTGGAACAGCCAAATAAGTGGTTCATGCAGCTGATGGTTGCAGGTATCTCACTACCATTTATCGCAAACTCAGCGGGATGGATCATGACAGAGGTAGGTCGTCAGCCGTGGACGGTATTCGGGCTGTTGCGTGTTGAAGATTCAGTTTCGCCAAGCATTAGCACAGGAGCGGTATGGTTCTCTCTTATCGCCTTCACGACGATTTATCTATTCCTGCTTTGCCTCTTGGCTTATCTGTTTGCTCGTGTGGCCAAAAAAGGACCAGATATGGATAGTCATGAGGAAGTAGAGGATTTACAGCTTCAGGATCCATTTGATCGTGTAAGGAGTGAACGTTATGGGGCTTAA
- the cydB gene encoding cytochrome d ubiquinol oxidase subunit II, giving the protein MGLNELWFLLIAVLFTGFFFLEGFDFGVGMATRLLSRNNLQTRVLINTIGPFWDANEVWLITAAGAMFAAFPEWYSTMFSGYYLMLTLILLALIGRGVAFEFRSKGKGEAWKKMWDAAILIGSFVPPMLFGMVFASLVKGVPIDQNMEMNAGFSDIVNGYSLWAGVTVTGLCLLHGLNFISLRTVGELREKSRVLAAKLLPMQAVLMAVLVGWTFMVTDLFERQGVLLTAAALLGVIVFVLARHFLRQGREGWAFGMTGAMILLTFVSMFIGLFPRVMVSTIDSAFDLTLYNAASSPYTLKAMTIVAAALLPFVLAYQAWSYFVFHKRVTEKDHLEY; this is encoded by the coding sequence ATGGGGCTTAATGAACTGTGGTTCCTACTCATTGCCGTTCTGTTTACCGGATTTTTCTTTCTCGAAGGCTTTGACTTTGGTGTCGGCATGGCGACGCGCCTGCTATCACGCAATAATTTACAAACCAGGGTTCTGATCAATACGATCGGCCCGTTCTGGGACGCGAATGAAGTTTGGCTGATTACAGCCGCTGGTGCAATGTTCGCAGCGTTTCCGGAGTGGTATTCCACGATGTTTAGCGGATATTATCTCATGCTTACGCTGATTCTTCTTGCGTTGATTGGGCGAGGGGTAGCATTTGAATTTAGAAGCAAAGGGAAAGGTGAAGCTTGGAAAAAGATGTGGGACGCAGCGATTCTGATTGGAAGCTTTGTACCGCCGATGTTGTTCGGAATGGTGTTTGCCAGCCTGGTGAAGGGTGTGCCGATTGATCAGAATATGGAAATGAATGCGGGCTTCTCAGACATTGTGAATGGATACTCGTTGTGGGCAGGTGTGACAGTAACGGGACTATGCCTGCTACACGGTCTGAACTTTATCTCGCTGCGCACAGTAGGCGAGCTGCGTGAAAAATCACGTGTACTGGCAGCAAAGCTGTTGCCGATGCAAGCGGTTCTCATGGCGGTGCTTGTAGGGTGGACATTTATGGTAACCGATCTGTTTGAGCGTCAGGGTGTTTTGTTGACAGCAGCCGCACTCTTGGGTGTTATCGTTTTTGTACTGGCTCGTCACTTCTTGAGACAAGGCAGGGAAGGTTGGGCTTTCGGGATGACAGGTGCGATGATCCTGTTGACGTTCGTCTCGATGTTTATCGGGTTGTTCCCACGGGTGATGGTCAGCACGATTGATAGCGCGTTTGATTTGACCCTCTATAATGCAGCTTCGAGTCCATACACGTTAAAAGCAATGACGATTGTTGCAGCAGCGCTTTTACCGTTTGTGCTAGCCTATCAGGCCTGGAGCTACTTCGTTTTCCACAAAAGAGTCACTGAAAAGGATCATTTGGAGTATTAA
- the cydD gene encoding thiol reductant ABC exporter subunit CydD, giving the protein MDKELFRLQGIRPVMLLLAGLSLLQSAAIIGQAVLLAKSIAILFEGQAVQMAYQPLALFLVMIAARHTIVWLQKKVAGRFAEASSESLQGRVLSRLFERGPRFAASEGSGKLVTLVLEGVDRVRTYLELSVPRTLDMVFVTFPLLAFVYMQDVISGLILTVTMPVLIGFFIVLGLAARKQADKQWRSYRMLSHHFTDSLRGLATLRFLGRSKGHGETVGRVSDQYRSATMRTLRVAFLSSLALDFFSMLSVAFVAVGLGLRLIEGNFGFETALVILILAPEYFLPVRMLGSDYHASLDGKEALGTIRTIIDSAATDEHKAEPQATDCQTSLTGVWDGTITLSDIRVVGEDGRQVLGEVSAELGSNMRRVGIVGESGAGKSTLLGVLGGFSDLEAGVIQVDGQPITGDAKQEWQRQIAYIPQHPYLFNQSLADNIRFYEPEATQEQVEQVIRDVGLGELVDSLPNGCDEIIGEGGRTLSGGQAQRVALGRALLGNRPVILLDEPTAHLDIETEWELKQTMLTVLGDRRVFLATHRLHWMRDMDWIWVIDQGRLVEAGTFEQLVAQKSVFYRLLTAGARGEKG; this is encoded by the coding sequence ATGGACAAGGAATTGTTCCGTTTACAAGGAATCCGACCGGTTATGCTGCTGCTAGCCGGTCTTTCCCTCCTGCAAAGTGCGGCGATTATCGGTCAGGCAGTGCTTTTGGCGAAGTCGATTGCAATCTTGTTTGAAGGTCAAGCGGTTCAGATGGCGTATCAGCCGCTTGCCCTGTTTTTGGTCATGATAGCCGCTCGTCATACCATCGTTTGGCTGCAAAAGAAAGTCGCTGGCCGTTTTGCTGAAGCTTCCAGTGAGTCTTTGCAAGGGCGAGTTCTATCTCGATTGTTCGAGCGTGGTCCACGTTTTGCCGCCAGCGAAGGAAGCGGGAAGCTTGTTACGCTTGTTCTGGAAGGAGTAGATCGTGTACGTACCTACCTGGAGTTGTCTGTTCCGCGTACGCTGGATATGGTTTTTGTTACGTTTCCGCTTCTGGCGTTTGTCTACATGCAAGATGTGATTTCTGGACTGATCCTGACGGTAACGATGCCTGTTCTTATTGGATTTTTTATCGTACTCGGTCTGGCGGCGCGTAAACAAGCAGACAAACAATGGCGTTCGTATCGAATGCTTTCCCATCATTTTACCGATTCGCTTCGCGGGCTTGCGACGCTCCGGTTTTTGGGACGCAGCAAAGGCCATGGGGAGACCGTCGGAAGAGTGAGCGATCAATATCGATCCGCTACGATGCGAACGTTGCGCGTGGCCTTCTTGTCTTCTTTGGCACTCGACTTCTTCAGCATGCTGTCGGTTGCGTTTGTGGCGGTTGGTCTAGGGTTGCGGCTGATTGAAGGGAATTTTGGCTTTGAAACGGCATTGGTCATCCTGATTCTTGCACCGGAATACTTTTTGCCAGTACGGATGCTGGGATCGGACTACCACGCCTCATTGGATGGCAAGGAAGCGTTGGGAACGATTCGTACCATTATCGATAGTGCCGCTACAGATGAACATAAAGCGGAACCACAAGCAACGGATTGCCAGACGTCTCTGACAGGTGTATGGGATGGAACGATTACCTTGTCGGATATTCGGGTCGTCGGTGAGGATGGCAGACAGGTACTGGGTGAGGTATCTGCGGAATTGGGCAGCAACATGAGAAGAGTGGGCATTGTAGGGGAGAGCGGGGCTGGAAAATCAACCCTTCTCGGAGTGTTAGGCGGCTTTTCTGATCTCGAAGCTGGCGTGATACAAGTAGATGGGCAACCGATTACGGGTGATGCGAAGCAGGAGTGGCAGCGGCAAATCGCTTACATTCCACAGCATCCGTATTTATTCAATCAATCGTTGGCGGATAACATTCGCTTCTATGAGCCGGAAGCGACGCAGGAACAGGTGGAGCAGGTGATTCGTGATGTCGGTCTGGGAGAGCTCGTAGACAGCTTGCCAAATGGCTGTGACGAAATCATTGGCGAAGGGGGACGCACGTTAAGCGGCGGACAGGCACAACGGGTTGCATTGGGACGTGCGCTGCTTGGTAACCGACCAGTGATATTGCTCGATGAGCCGACCGCTCACTTAGATATTGAAACGGAATGGGAGCTCAAACAGACCATGCTGACGGTGTTGGGGGACAGGCGCGTATTTTTGGCCACACATCGTTTGCATTGGATGCGAGATATGGATTGGATTTGGGTAATCGACCAGGGACGACTGGTGGAAGCGGGCACCTTTGAACAGCTCGTTGCACAAAAAAGCGTATTTTATCGGCTGTTGACAGCTGGTGCCAGGGGGGAGAAAGGATGA
- the cydC gene encoding thiol reductant ABC exporter subunit CydC, with the protein MKEAREGNQGWFLPYFRQFFWQFAVAALLGILAVACAGALLYTSGYLISRSALKPENVLMVYVPIVLVRTFGFSKAVIQYLERLVGHDAALRVLSRMRVRLYQAIEPQAQLLRTRFRTGDLLGVLADDIEQLQNVYLRFVLPAVSAVFLYGAGIVALGRMDGMFALLMALYCGFLLFVAPAVVLWSSIAKSRRFKQERQAAYRELTDAVFGMSDWILSGRTQQFFQLFTRRQKTAAQLENAIRRGEWRVQWMSQCAIGGAIVLLVIWAGGLAAANQIPVTLIAAIGLVAFPLMDAMARISDAVVRMPEYKESLERLREIEGGRPSIVEAQKETVADQAGGSLKLEHVCFRYPQSSSWSVQDVSFEVPQGGKIALLGRSGAGKSTILNLIRGAIQPEAGQVTVNGQPVQSEEASACLFSVLNQQPYLFDTTVANNIRLGRPDASDEEVRVVTAQVGLDQLIESLPDGYQTRMQETGLRFSGGERQRIALARILLQNKPIVLLDEPTVGLDPLTERDLMATIFRVLHGKTLIWVTHHLSGVEQMDEVIFMEQGFISMRGTHEQLYQDNPRYRNLYTLDCPLASVLEK; encoded by the coding sequence ATGAAGGAAGCGCGAGAAGGCAATCAGGGGTGGTTTCTTCCATACTTTCGCCAGTTTTTCTGGCAGTTTGCCGTAGCGGCTTTGCTGGGAATCTTGGCAGTGGCATGTGCAGGCGCTTTGCTTTATACGTCGGGGTATCTGATCTCCCGCTCGGCACTCAAGCCCGAAAACGTTTTAATGGTCTATGTTCCGATCGTACTTGTCCGGACTTTTGGCTTTAGCAAAGCGGTCATTCAGTACCTGGAGCGTTTGGTTGGACACGACGCAGCTTTGCGTGTGTTATCGCGTATGCGTGTGCGTTTGTACCAGGCCATCGAGCCGCAAGCGCAGCTCCTCCGCACTCGTTTTCGTACGGGAGATCTGCTTGGTGTACTTGCGGATGACATCGAGCAACTACAAAATGTCTACCTGCGATTTGTGCTGCCAGCTGTCTCGGCGGTCTTCCTCTACGGGGCAGGCATTGTAGCACTGGGAAGAATGGACGGGATGTTCGCGCTCTTGATGGCGTTGTACTGTGGTTTTCTGCTGTTTGTTGCACCCGCAGTAGTCTTGTGGTCATCCATTGCCAAGAGTCGTCGGTTCAAGCAGGAGAGACAGGCAGCATACCGGGAGCTGACGGATGCTGTTTTTGGCATGAGTGACTGGATTCTCAGTGGTCGCACACAGCAGTTTTTCCAGTTGTTTACAAGACGGCAAAAGACAGCTGCCCAGCTCGAGAACGCCATTCGCCGCGGAGAATGGCGAGTACAGTGGATGTCGCAGTGTGCAATCGGTGGTGCCATTGTCTTGCTGGTTATCTGGGCGGGCGGACTTGCCGCTGCGAATCAGATTCCTGTTACGTTGATTGCTGCGATTGGGCTGGTTGCATTTCCGTTGATGGATGCGATGGCCCGTATTTCTGACGCGGTTGTGCGAATGCCGGAATACAAGGAGTCTCTGGAACGGCTTCGGGAGATCGAGGGGGGGCGTCCATCCATTGTGGAAGCGCAGAAGGAAACGGTAGCAGATCAAGCTGGGGGCAGCTTGAAGCTCGAACATGTTTGTTTTCGCTACCCACAATCCAGCAGTTGGAGTGTGCAGGACGTGTCTTTTGAGGTGCCTCAGGGGGGCAAAATTGCGTTGCTCGGTCGCAGCGGAGCTGGTAAATCGACGATACTAAACTTGATTCGAGGGGCCATACAGCCGGAAGCAGGTCAAGTGACCGTAAATGGACAGCCTGTCCAGTCAGAAGAGGCTTCTGCTTGTTTGTTCTCTGTGTTGAATCAGCAGCCGTATTTGTTTGACACAACCGTAGCCAATAATATCAGGCTCGGTCGACCCGATGCGTCCGATGAAGAGGTTCGCGTTGTGACAGCTCAAGTCGGTCTGGATCAGCTGATTGAATCCCTACCAGACGGTTATCAAACACGGATGCAGGAAACGGGTCTGCGCTTCTCTGGCGGAGAAAGGCAGCGTATAGCCCTTGCTCGGATTTTGCTGCAAAACAAGCCGATTGTTCTCCTTGATGAACCGACGGTGGGATTAGATCCGTTGACTGAACGCGATCTGATGGCAACGATCTTCCGTGTTTTGCACGGGAAAACATTGATTTGGGTGACTCACCACTTGAGCGGTGTAGAGCAAATGGACGAGGTCATTTTTATGGAGCAGGGATTCATCTCGATGAGAGGGACACATGAGCAGTTGTATCAGGACAATCCAAGGTATCGCAACCTGTATACATTGGACTGTCCGTTGGCGTCCGTGTTGGAAAAATAA
- the lepB gene encoding signal peptidase I, with amino-acid sequence MRSDLKSAKEIWGWTKTLGISLSLAMLVNIFVLQPFKVNGQSMEPTLQNDERIYVSKLSHTFSYLPEYNDIVVIDSRVDRDRTLKDDILENPLLMLAMGKSEAKTFWVKRVIGKPGDTLEFKNESLYRNGQPLNEPYIKEEMVNVPDGKIVIPENHVFVMGDNRNNSDDSRVIGVIPLDHIMGKKLF; translated from the coding sequence ATGCGGTCTGATTTGAAAAGCGCAAAAGAAATATGGGGCTGGACCAAAACATTGGGCATCTCCCTTTCACTCGCGATGCTGGTTAACATATTTGTCCTCCAACCTTTTAAAGTGAATGGACAATCGATGGAGCCCACTTTGCAAAACGACGAACGCATCTATGTGTCGAAATTGTCCCACACATTTTCTTATCTCCCTGAGTACAACGATATTGTCGTAATCGACAGCCGTGTAGACCGGGATCGTACGTTAAAAGATGACATCCTTGAAAATCCTCTACTCATGCTCGCCATGGGGAAAAGCGAGGCCAAAACATTCTGGGTAAAACGAGTCATTGGCAAACCCGGCGATACTTTGGAGTTTAAGAACGAGAGCCTGTATCGGAATGGACAGCCGTTAAACGAGCCGTACATAAAAGAAGAGATGGTCAACGTACCTGATGGAAAAATCGTCATACCAGAAAACCATGTGTTTGTGATGGGAGATAATCGTAACAATAGCGATGATAGTAGAGTCATTGGCGTGATTCCACTCGATCATATCATGGGGAAAAAACTGTTTTAA
- a CDS encoding GNAT family N-acetyltransferase, giving the protein MQIRNVQEQDYLKVITVLNDWWGGRQMSDLLPKLFFIHFQSTSFIVEENGEVIAFLIGFLSQTFPGEAYIHFVGVHPDKRKDGWGRELYHRFFQTVKQKGGDTIRCITSPVNKGSISFHTKLGFVVEKGDKMVDGIDVTSNYDGKGNDRVTFVKKI; this is encoded by the coding sequence ATGCAAATCCGAAATGTACAAGAGCAAGACTACCTCAAAGTTATTACGGTCCTCAACGATTGGTGGGGTGGGCGCCAAATGTCTGATCTGTTACCCAAGCTGTTTTTTATCCATTTCCAGTCAACGAGCTTTATTGTTGAAGAGAATGGGGAAGTCATCGCGTTCCTCATCGGCTTCTTGTCCCAGACATTCCCTGGAGAAGCTTACATTCACTTCGTTGGGGTACATCCGGACAAACGAAAAGATGGATGGGGCCGCGAATTATACCATCGTTTCTTTCAAACCGTAAAACAAAAAGGAGGCGATACGATTCGATGCATCACCTCTCCTGTTAATAAAGGCTCAATCTCCTTCCACACGAAGCTAGGTTTTGTGGTTGAAAAAGGAGATAAAATGGTGGATGGAATCGATGTGACTTCCAATTACGATGGAAAAGGAAACGACAGGGTTACTTTCGTTAAGAAAATTTAA
- a CDS encoding group I truncated hemoglobin, with the protein MSTFYEKYGGEDTVAKVVDYFYDLVLADDTVNHFFKNTDMEKQRKHQTKFISYALGGPNQYTGGSMTKVHEGMNLQPIHFDAIVKHLREALTHFGVSEEDIADALSKVGSLRDDILYK; encoded by the coding sequence ATGAGCACGTTTTACGAGAAATATGGTGGGGAAGATACGGTCGCAAAAGTAGTGGACTACTTTTATGATTTAGTTTTAGCTGATGACACCGTGAATCACTTTTTCAAAAACACCGATATGGAAAAACAGCGTAAACACCAAACAAAGTTCATTAGCTATGCCCTTGGTGGTCCGAATCAATACACTGGAGGGTCCATGACAAAGGTTCACGAAGGGATGAATCTGCAACCTATTCATTTTGATGCCATCGTTAAACATTTGCGTGAAGCCCTGACTCACTTTGGAGTCAGCGAAGAAGATATTGCCGATGCTCTGAGCAAAGTAGGATCACTACGGGATGACATATTGTATAAATAA
- a CDS encoding HsmA family protein, with amino-acid sequence MLAAAVIFINLALIAYTIGVWGEKRSGELKSKHLIFFGLGLVFDTIGTTFMKLLADGSSLNLHGITGLIALILMFFHTAWACVVLWKKNEHQIKQFHKFSLIVWILWLVPYSIGVALSFMK; translated from the coding sequence ATGTTAGCAGCAGCCGTGATTTTTATAAATCTTGCTCTCATTGCCTATACGATTGGAGTATGGGGCGAAAAACGTTCTGGAGAGCTAAAGTCGAAACACCTTATCTTTTTTGGTTTGGGTTTAGTATTCGACACTATTGGAACAACGTTCATGAAATTGCTCGCAGACGGTTCCAGCTTAAATTTGCATGGCATTACCGGGTTGATCGCTTTGATCCTGATGTTTTTCCATACAGCGTGGGCCTGTGTCGTTCTATGGAAAAAGAATGAACATCAAATCAAGCAGTTCCATAAATTTAGCCTAATCGTATGGATTCTATGGCTTGTACCTTATTCCATTGGTGTAGCTTTAAGCTTTATGAAATAG
- the queF gene encoding preQ(1) synthase yields the protein MAHQQERDLSSLTLLGNQGTTYNYSYDPSVLESFDNKHPYRDYFVKFNCPEFTSLCPITGQPDFATIYISYIPDIKMVESKSLKLYLFSFRNHGDFHEDCVNVIMNDLIKLMDPRYIEVWGKFTPRGGISIDPYCNYGKPGTKYEEMASHRMMNHDMYPEKVDNR from the coding sequence ATGGCACATCAACAAGAACGCGATTTATCCTCCCTCACTCTTTTGGGGAATCAAGGCACAACGTACAACTACTCCTATGACCCGAGCGTATTGGAGTCTTTTGACAACAAGCATCCGTACCGCGATTATTTCGTAAAATTCAACTGCCCGGAATTCACCAGCCTGTGCCCGATTACCGGCCAGCCGGATTTTGCGACGATCTATATCAGCTACATTCCTGACATCAAAATGGTAGAGAGCAAGTCGCTCAAGCTGTACCTGTTTAGCTTCCGCAATCACGGCGATTTCCACGAAGATTGCGTGAACGTCATCATGAACGACTTGATCAAGCTGATGGACCCGCGCTACATCGAGGTATGGGGCAAGTTCACTCCACGCGGCGGCATCTCGATTGATCCGTATTGCAACTACGGGAAACCGGGGACGAAGTACGAGGAGATGGCGAGCCATCGGATGATGAATCATGATATGTATCCGGAGAAAGTCGATAATCGGTAG
- the queE gene encoding 7-carboxy-7-deazaguanine synthase QueE, protein MIPVLEIFGPTIQGEGMVIGQKTMFVRTAGCDYRCNWCDSAFTWDGSARDEIQQMSPEAIWEELTRLGGDRFSHVTISGGNPALLAGIGDLIALLKEHGIRTAIETQGSKWQAWLPLIDDITISPKPPSSGMETDFQTLDRIVHELLEQKHPGLSLKVVVFDDTDFAYAQTIHQRFPEVPFYLQPGNSDLSDADTPRLRDKLLESFEWLIDQAMATPDMNDAKVLPQLHALVWGNKRGV, encoded by the coding sequence ATGATCCCGGTCTTGGAAATATTCGGCCCTACGATTCAGGGCGAAGGAATGGTTATCGGACAAAAAACGATGTTTGTGCGAACAGCTGGCTGTGACTATCGTTGCAACTGGTGCGACTCCGCTTTTACGTGGGATGGATCTGCCCGCGATGAAATCCAGCAAATGTCACCTGAGGCGATCTGGGAGGAGCTTACCCGTTTAGGCGGGGACCGTTTTTCCCATGTCACAATCTCCGGGGGAAATCCTGCGCTTTTGGCTGGCATCGGCGACTTAATCGCCCTTTTGAAGGAGCATGGCATTCGCACAGCAATCGAAACACAAGGCAGCAAGTGGCAAGCATGGCTTCCACTGATTGACGACATTACGATTTCACCGAAGCCGCCTAGTTCCGGGATGGAAACAGATTTTCAAACACTTGATCGAATTGTACACGAGCTTTTGGAACAAAAACATCCAGGACTTAGCCTGAAAGTGGTTGTTTTCGATGACACCGACTTTGCCTATGCACAGACGATTCATCAGCGTTTTCCAGAGGTACCTTTCTACTTGCAGCCAGGAAACAGTGATCTGTCGGACGCTGATACACCTCGGCTTCGGGATAAGCTTTTGGAGAGCTTTGAATGGCTAATCGATCAGGCGATGGCGACACCTGACATGAATGACGCGAAGGTTCTGCCCCAACTACATGCGCTTGTCTGGGGCAATAAACGAGGCGTGTAA
- the queD gene encoding 6-carboxytetrahydropterin synthase QueD: MSANFDFRIVDRMQALGTHIQKSQLRYHNKRVLVSKEFTFDAAHHLHAYEGKCKNLHGHTYTVVFGISGFPDEIGLVIDFGDIKQIWKEHIEIYLDHRYLNEMLPPMNTTAENMVVWIFEEMEKQLQSDAYRDRYNGARVEFVRLFETPTSYAEARREWMME, from the coding sequence ATGAGCGCGAACTTTGATTTTCGTATCGTCGATCGCATGCAGGCACTGGGTACCCATATTCAAAAATCACAGCTTCGCTACCATAACAAACGCGTTTTGGTAAGCAAGGAATTTACTTTTGACGCTGCACATCATCTGCACGCCTATGAAGGAAAGTGCAAAAACCTCCACGGCCATACGTACACGGTCGTCTTTGGCATCAGTGGCTTTCCGGACGAGATCGGACTCGTGATCGATTTCGGTGACATCAAGCAAATCTGGAAAGAGCACATCGAAATATATTTGGATCACCGCTATCTGAATGAAATGCTCCCTCCGATGAATACCACTGCCGAAAACATGGTCGTGTGGATTTTCGAAGAGATGGAAAAGCAATTGCAGTCAGATGCTTACCGCGACCGCTACAACGGCGCTCGTGTGGAGTTCGTTCGCCTGTTCGAGACTCCGACCAGCTATGCAGAGGCAAGACGGGAGTGGATGATGGAATGA
- the queC gene encoding 7-cyano-7-deazaguanine synthase QueC: protein MKKEKAVVVFSGGQDSTTCLFWAKEQFGEVETLTFDYGQRHKLEIECAQQIAAELGVKNSVLDMSLLNQLAPNALTRTDIDITQEEGQLPSTFVEGRNLLFLSFASVFAKQRGARHLITGVCETDFSGYPDCRDAFIKSLNVTLNLSMDYPFVIHTPLMWLNKAQTWKLADDLGAFTYIREKTLTCYNGIKGDGCGECPACHLRKAGLDTYLSEKNQPGEQA, encoded by the coding sequence ATGAAAAAGGAAAAAGCCGTTGTCGTCTTTAGCGGAGGTCAGGACAGCACTACCTGCCTGTTTTGGGCAAAAGAGCAATTCGGCGAAGTAGAAACCCTCACGTTTGACTATGGGCAGCGACACAAGCTGGAGATCGAGTGCGCCCAGCAAATTGCCGCAGAACTCGGCGTCAAAAACTCCGTATTGGACATGAGTCTGTTAAATCAGCTCGCGCCCAATGCACTCACCCGCACAGATATTGACATTACCCAAGAAGAAGGCCAATTGCCATCCACGTTCGTTGAGGGACGCAACTTGTTGTTCCTTTCCTTTGCGAGCGTTTTCGCCAAGCAACGAGGAGCACGTCACTTGATTACTGGTGTATGCGAAACGGATTTTAGCGGTTATCCCGACTGCCGTGACGCCTTTATCAAATCACTCAATGTGACCTTGAATTTGTCGATGGATTATCCGTTTGTGATTCACACGCCGCTCATGTGGCTGAACAAAGCACAAACGTGGAAGCTGGCAGACGATCTGGGTGCCTTCACCTATATTCGCGAAAAAACCCTCACCTGCTATAACGGTATCAAAGGAGACGGCTGTGGCGAATGCCCTGCCTGCCACCTGCGAAAAGCCGGACTGGACACGTATCTTTCTGAGAAAAATCAACCTGGAGAACAAGCCTGA